From Etheostoma spectabile isolate EspeVRDwgs_2016 chromosome 19, UIUC_Espe_1.0, whole genome shotgun sequence, the proteins below share one genomic window:
- the LOC116707254 gene encoding trichohyalin isoform X1 gives MDVTDENCSPGIVTNGDYPVRCTEEVLLHFFTDESLQAAMDSQHPTASRSTAPALPELRLVLLGRKGAGKSAAGNTILGGVGGFECGKPTEECVKRRADVEGRKVTVVDTPGWEWYYPLNSTPNWVRRETLRSVSLCPSGPHAVLLVVRSCASVTDDYISEIEEHLEPLGKAVWEHTMLLFTRGDELGLVSMEQRILTSGPALHRLLKKCENRYHVLDNRSKGDGTQVKELIRKLEEMVERKMDGSSHLEMDNTVLVGLEADGKRRARERRKKQRQMEMQMQRGTIKAALMSDGLQGSELDARQSFSKIPRRLTEVRLVLLGERETGKSSAGNTILGKIGSFQAGAVTEECVRQQAEVAMRLVTVVDTPGWEGGVAGATPERVKREIVSSVSLCPPGPHALLLSLRVDTLVRAAHVREHLELLGEGVWRHTILLFTHGDQLREGVDIEQHIQGGGRDLQWLLEKCRGRYHVISSLDAGGRGSEGSIKVTELLQKIEKMAAVNRCEAFSGLVQEVIDLSRHRNEKFNQRLKDMGDKMLRQEEELKNIRDREMKRIRWFFDRKKKGKSPGKADTQREEEEEENRRLGERKNDGEVEGELEEKMRWLTEDKEREIQDLSTENERIHVALTQSRRERDETMLRLEIKERETEELKERIDEQQLKLLDLERASVANEYERKQREDTIKAKKQEWLSEVKKLENNIELLKKEKAEWMEKVDSLKVEMDETKRHIDDMLERKEHERKREMADMEVKLLEKHKELDKTMKNASEEKQIAQAIMKQYEEATERKVEEIKSQHRKEMHDKEAEIQGIQLQHQEAMARKIREIEKMMETMKVQHQEEIVQKLKDNAEVMERVKQQHDNEIKETQKEKQRMIADLKEQFAKESEEQMKVKKKEIAELVQRFLAQTEEKMLENEKEKETIHLTYKKDMAQKMQEKEKEVEVLKLQHREEMARKMNEMEKRMEMREAEHKEEIDKKVKAKEEAVEKVKQQYSRTIKDSEHETQRQIKELKEQFAEEIEKQLQERQRQMRELEQKHITQTEVRALENKKEQKEMNENYEKYILQQMHEREGLIEKLKHQHINEIRETMQESDKEKEKLVMNLKKEMEQRLQEKDKEIDEIKGNVKEMKEQLQQKEEKELDHLNDKHEMEQRVREKEKEIEGMKLNVKELNKKLQQNKEKELDHLNDKKDMEQRLEERQRETDMIKEHLKELLNHKKQMEQKLQEKERMIEKLDQHVKDVDEILRRKEEERGEIILNQKKEAEQRLQDREREMEEMKLQLLNDMERKLKEKETEIESVKQQADSREMGWREEQRKKDEKGENELSRLLKIIDNKTNEIAQAECLLAERDSEIDEAKKTCANYLKEIEELNESNKNQTSSIMEIQQRHAEQDRKKDAEMMAKLQEKEEELKQRERENEKETIQLKLTIEQTKSELKELISKMDKEMTSMIQNYEKEIAGRNQSMESIAKEKECAIRRSEEGRRRVEELQEQNEKLRKETDNLKIKCEELKTESEEVRKDLRGYEQQVKSKEAEIQEILRERDVGVGELKEANDKLQVAIERMKERAGEAENQMNELRVHVQKESEFRTKVEEFLKREKEIEEREQDLNRNKEELSKRGHELDAKEQELVEKEVKLESKGEELRKWEERQQKEQEDKDKNEHDVSIRVQNIKKKEQELESLLRALEGKQKELSYHGQDLQEKVKGQKDHGKELKDKEYYLRNEEQELLNWKIELQMQNERVNSTTQQLDEMGRDLALLKEELHNKENNLKELFKKLGKWEQNLKEREEGLLKRENGEYEVGYNVGAHEGDSFDLTAVAESSEDDLHLMCREVSKRRGEGKGRESYRGEKDREDQRMKTASSAAESNNCHLETMKEMEMSEEKEEMRGRGEETMKVKRREDMESAKVIGKFEFLSARQGHRSSNNKDLPGSGLRVVVLGESWSSRSPAGVTILCGQEFKHDGSTFRPWRGQVAGRQLTVAEPLGLKWRDGPGLTNATQRKSLLDSISWCHPGPHVVLLLIPAFLTCTQKYRRAIEEHMTLFGEDIWQRTLVLFTWGEMLGESAEQHILRNGELMGLVERCGGRYHVLGSKKSPSLIERLLETMDNMVTVNSREL, from the exons ATGGACGTGACAGATGAGAACTGTAGTCCAGGCATCGTCACGAATGGTG ATTATCCGGTACGGTGCACTGAGGAAGTACTTCTCCATTTCTTCACAGATGAAAGTCTGCAGGCCGCCATGGACTCACAACACCCTACCGCCTCCCGCAGCACCGCGCCGGCTCTCCCAGAGCTTAGACTGGTCCTCCTGGGCAGGAAAGGAGCAGGAAAGAGCGCGGCGGGCAACACCATCCTGGGAGGAGTAGGGGGCTTCGAGTGCGGGAAGCCCACAGAGGAGTGTGTGAAAAGGCGAGCTGATGTGGAAGGGAGGAAAGTCACTGTGGTAGACACCCCAGGGTGGGAGTGGTACTACCCGCTCAACAGCACCCCCAACTGGGTGAGGAGGGAGACTTTACGAAGTGTGTCGCTTTGCCCTTCTGGACCCCACGCTGTGCTGCTTGTGGTGCGATCCTGCGCTTCAGTAACAGATGACTACATCAGTGAGATAGAGGAACATCTGGAGCCGCTGGGAAAAGCAGTTTGGGAGCACACCATGTTGCTGTTTACCCGGGGAGACGAGCTAGGCCTGGTGTCAATGGAGCAACGAATCCTGACGAGCGGCCCGGCACTCCATAGGCTCCTcaaaaagtgtgaaaacagATACCATGTCCTGGATAACCGGAGCAAAGGAGATGGGACGCAGGTTAAAGAGCTGATAAGGAAGCTGGAGGAGATGGTGgagaggaagatggatggaagcaGTCATTTAGAGATGGATAATACGGTCCTGGTGGGTCTGGAGGCAGACGGGAAGCGGAGAGcaagggagaggaggaagaaacagAGGCAGATGGAGATGCAGATGCAGAGAGGGACCATCAAAGCTGCTCTAATGA GTGATGGTCTTCAGGGTTCAGAGCTAGACGCCCGGCAGTCATTCTCCAAGATTCCCCGACGTCTGACTGAGGTCAGGCTGGTTCTCCTCGGCGAGCGTGAAACAGGAAAGAGCTCTGCCGGGAACACCATTCTGGGCAAAATAGGCTCCTTCCAGGCCGGGGCAGTGACAGAGGAGTGCGTCCGTCAGCAAGCGGAGGTGGCCATGCGGCTGGTGACAGTGGTGGACACTCCCGGCTGGGAGGGAGGTGTAGCGGGGGCCACACCTGAGAGGGTGAAGAGGGAGATTGTCAGCAGCGTGTCCTTGTGTCCTCCAGGGCCCCACGCGCTCCTGCTGAGTCTGAGGGTGGATAcactggtgagggcagcacatGTGAGGGAACATCTGGAGCTTCTGGGCGAGGGTGTATGGAGACACACGATATTGCTGTTCACCCATGGTGATCAGCTTCGGGAAGGGGTGGATATTGAACAGCACATCCAGGGTGGGGGCAGGGATCTCCAGTGGCTGCTGGAGAAGTGCAGGGGCAGGTACCACGTAATCAGCAGCCTAGatgcaggaggaagaggaagtgaaGGCTCCATTAAGGTGACGGAGCTCCTGCAGAAGATAGAAAAGATGGCGGCGGTGAACAGATGTGAGGCATTCTCCGGCTTAGTTCAGGAGGTCATAGATCTGAGCCGGCACAGGAACGAGAAGTTCAACCAGCGGCTGAAGGACATGGGAGATAAAATGCTTCGCCAAGAGGAGGAGTTGAAAAATATTCGAGACAGGGAGATGAAAAGAATCAGGTGGTTTTTTGACAGAAAGAAGAAGGGGAAATCACCCGGAAAAGCCGACACTCAaagggaagaagaggaggaagagaacagGAGGTTGGGAGAAAGGAAGAATGATGGGGAAGTTGAGGGGGAGCTAGAGGAGAAGATGCGATGGCTGACAGaggataaagagagagaaattcAGGATCTGAGTACAGAAAATGAGAGAATCCATGTGGCGCTAACCCAGAGCAGACGAGAAAGGGACGAGACGATGCTCAGGTTGgagataaaagagagagagacagaggagctgAAAGAAAGAATTGACGAGCAGCAACTGAAGCTGCTGGACCTTGAGCGTGCCAGTGTAGCAAATGAATATGAGAGAAAACAGAGGGAGGATACCATCaaagcaaagaagcaagagtggTTGAGTGAGGTTAAGAAATTAGAAAACAACATAGAGCTGctgaagaaagagaaagcagaGTGGATGGAAAAAGTTGATTCTTTAAAAGTAGAAATGGATGAGACTAAAAGACATATTGATGATATGCTCGAGAGAAAAGAACATGAAAGAAAAAGGGAGATGGCAGATATGGAAGTCAAACTActtgaaaaacacaaagagcTGGATAAAACTATGAAGAACGcctcagaggaaaagcagatAGCTCAAGCCATCATGAAACAATATGAAGAAGCTACGGAAAGGAAAGTTGaagaaataaaatcacaacatagGAAAGAGATGCATGACAAAGAGGCAGAGATACAAGGCATACAACTGCAGCATCAGGAAGCGATGGCCAGAAAAATcagagaaatagaaaaaatgatGGAGACAATGAAAGTTCAACACCAAGAAGAAATTGTTCAAAAGTTAAAAGACAATGCAGAAGTTATGGAAAGAGTCAAACAGCAGCATGACaatgaaataaaggaaacacagaaagaaaaacaaagaatgatTGCCGACCTGAAAGAGCAGTTTGCAAAAGAATCAGAGGAacaaatgaaagtaaaaaagaagGAGATAGCAGAGTTAGTGCAGAGGTTTCTCGcccaaacagaagaaaaaatgctggaaaatgaaaaagagaaggaaacgATTCATCTCACCTACAAAAAAGACATGGCACAGAAGAtgcaagagaaagaaaaagaggtaGAAGTGTTAAAACTGCAGCATCGGGAAGAAATGGcaagaaaaatgaatgaaatggaaaaacgAATGGAGATGAGGGAAGCGGAACACAAGGAGgaaattgataaaaaagtgaAAGCAAAAGAGGAAGCTGTGGAAAAGGTCAAACAGCAGTACAGTCGCACAATAAAGGACTCTGAGCACGAAACACAACGGCAGATTAAAGAGCTGAAAGAACAGTTTGCAGAAGAAATAGAGAAACAATTGcaggaaagacaaagacagatgaGAGAGTTGGAGCAAAAGCACATCACCCAGACAGAGGTAAGGGcactagaaaataaaaaagagcagAAAGAGATGAATGAAAActatgaaaaatacattttgcaacAAATGCACGAGAGAGAGGGACTAATCGAGAAGTTAAAACATCAGCACATTAATGAAATCAGAGAAACAATGCaagaaagtgacaaagaaaaggaaaaacttgTTATGAATCTCAAGAAAGAGATGGAGCAAAGACTGCAGGAAAAGGATAAAGAGATAGATGAGATCAAAggaaatgtgaaagaaatgaaGGAACAGCTACAacaaaaggaagagaaagaactAGATCATTTAAATGACAAGCACGAAATGGAGcaaagagtgagagaaaaagaaaaagaaattgaggGGATGAAGCTCAATGTCAAAGAATTGAATAAAAAGCTGcaacaaaataaagagaaagaaCTAGATCATTTAAATGACAAGAAAGACATGGAGCAAAGACTGgaggaaagacaaagagaaacagacatgataaaagaacatttaaaagaacTTTTAAACCACAAGAAACAGATGGAGCAAAAACtccaagaaaaagaaagaatgataGAAAAGTTGGATCAGCATGTAAAGGATGTTGATGAAATCCTGCGGagaaaggaagaggagagaggagaaattATTCTCAATCAAAAGAAAGAGGCAGAGCAGCGACTGCaggacagagagcgagagatggAGGAGATGAAACTGCAGCTTTTAAATGACATGGAGAGAAaactcaaagaaaaagaaactgagATTGAAAGTGTTAAACAACAGGCCGACTCACGGGAGATGGGATGGAGGGAAGAGCAGAGGAAGAAGGACGAGAAGGGAGAAAACGAGTTGAGCCGACTGTTAAAAATcattgacaataaaacaaatgaaatagcACAAGCGGAATGCCTTCTTGCcgagagagacagtgagattGACGAGGCAAAAAAGACATGTGCAAACTACTTGAAAGAAATTGAAGAGCTAAACGAAAGCAATAAAAACCAAACCTCCAGTATCATGGAAATACAGCAGCGTCATGCAGAGCAGGATAGAAAAAAAGACGCTGAAATGATGGCAAAACTTcaggagaaagaagaagaactgaagcagagagagcgagaaaacGAGAAAGAGACCATCCAACTGAAGCTAACAATCGAGCAGACAAAGTCCGAGCTGAAGGAGCTCATCAGCAAGATGGACAAGGAGATGACGAGCATGATTCAGAATTATGAAAAGGAGATTGCGGGAAGGAACCAGAGCATGGAATCCATCGCAAAGGAGAAGGAGTGCGCAATAAGACGTTCGGAGGAAGGTCGGAGGAGAGTTGAGGAGTTGCAGGAGCAAAATGAGAAGTTGAGAAAAGAGACGGACAACCTCAAAATAAAGTGTGAGGAGCTGAAGACGGAGAGCGAAGAAGTTAGAAAAGATCTCAGGGGATATGAACAGCAGGTGAAGAGCAAAGAAGCAGAGATACAAGAAATTCTTAGGGAGAGAGATGTGGGGGTCGGGGAATTAAAGGAGGCGAATGACAAACTACAGGTAGCGATAGAAAGGATGAAAGAGAGAGCGGGTGAGGCAGAAAATCAGATGAATGAGTTGAGAGTGCATGTCCAGAAAGAGAGTGAGTTTAGAACGAAGGTTGAGGAATtcttaaaaagggaaaaagaaataGAGGAAAGGGAGCAGGATCTGAACAGAAACAAAGAAGAGTTGAGCAAACGAGGACACGAACTTGATGCAAAAGAGCAGGAGCTTGTTGAAAAAGAGGTCAAGTTGGAAAGCAAGGGAGAAGAACTTCGCAAATGGGaagaaaggcaacaaaaagagcaggaagacaaAGATAAAAACGAGCATGATGTGAGTATAAGAGTGCAAAATATCAAGAAAAAGGAACAGGAGCTAGAGAGCTTGCTAAGAGCTCTGGAAGGCAAACAGAAAGAGCTAAGCTATCATGGTCAAGATCTTCAGGAGAAGGTAAAAGGGCAAAAAGATCACGGGAAGGAGCTGAAAGACAAAGAGTATTACCTAAGAAATGAAGAGCAGGAGTTACTCAACTGGAAGATAGAGTTGCAAATGCAAAATGAGCGTGTAAACTCTACAACGCAGCAGTTAGACGAGATGGGGAGAGACTTGGCTCTGCTGAAGGAAGAACTTCACAACAAAGAGAACAATTTAAAGGAGTTATTTAAGAAATTGGGAAAATGGGAACAGAATCTTAAAGAACGGGAAGAAGGGTTGCTCAAAAGAGAGAATGGAGAATATGAGGTTGGTTACAATGTGGGAGCCCATGAGGGGGATTCTTTTGATCTGACAGCTGTAGCCGAGAGCTCAGAAGATGACTTGCATTTAATGTGCCGAGAGGTCAGTAAGAGAAGGGgagaaggaaaaggaagagagtCATATAGAGGAGAAAAGGACAGGGAGGATCAGAGGATGAAAACAGCATCGTCGGCTGCAGAGAGCAATAACTGTCACCTTGAAACAATGAAAGAGATGGAGATGTCcgaggaaaaggaagagatgAGAGGAAGGGGAGAAGAAACGATGAAGGTAAAAAGGAGAGAGGATATGGAAAGTGCAAAGGTCATTGGAAAGTTTGAGTTTTTATCTGCACGTCAGGGTCACAGAAGCTCAAACAACAAAGACCTTCCTGGTTCGGGTTTGAGGGTGGTGGTGTTAGGGGAGTCctggtcgtctcgctcccccgCTGGAGTCACCATCCTGTGTGGACAGGAATTCAAACACGACGGGTCTACCTTCAGGCCCTGGAGAGGCCAAGTAGCCGGACGCCAACTTACAGTCGCAGAACCGCTCGGCCTGAAGTGGCGAGACGGGCCGGGTCTGACCAACGCAACGCAAAGGAAAAGCCTTCTCGACAGCATCTCCTGGTGTCACCCTGGACCTCACGTCGTCCTCCTGCTCATTCCCGCCTTCCTCACCTGCACACAGAAGTACAGGAGAGCCATAGAGGAGCACATGACTTTGTTTGGGGAAGACATTTGGCAGCGCACGCTGGTGCTGTTCACATGGGGGGAAATGTTAGGGGAGAGCGCGGAGCAGCACATCCTGAGGAACGGGGAGCTAATGGGGCTCGTAGAGAGATGTGGGGGCAGGTATCATGTGCTTGGCAGCAAAAAAAGTCCCTCTTTGATTGAGAGATTGTTGGAGACGATGGATAATATGGTGACTGTGAATAGCAGAGAACTGTGA